The genomic segment CGGATTTTTGGAGAGTATCTCCGTAACTACGAAAAACGGGAGATGACGACTCCTCACAAGGTTCGGACGTTGACGGTGATGTGGTTGGGGATTGGACTGTCCATGTTTCTTTCAGGTAAGCCGATTGTGATTGTCATTCTTGGATGTATCGCGACGCTGGTCACAATACATATCGTCCGCCTTAAGCCTGTTCTTACTGCTGAGCAAGTGGAAGAGCGAGCTCCATCATCGTTGTAAACGCATGTTGCCTTTCTTCCGGTGTGGTTTTCGCTCCGGTGACAATACTGTCAGAGACAGTAAAAATTCCCAGTGCCTCAACGCCTGCATGAGCTGCAATCGAGTAGAGTGCTGCAGTTTCCATCTCCACAGCAAGAACGCCCATGCTTGCCCAGCGCTCATTGAAGGCGGAGTCAGCGTTATAGAAAACATCACTAGACAGGACATTTCCTACATGTGGGATGACTCCCTGGCGCTGTGCTTGCTCTAGCACAGCGGAGATAAGCGGCCATGAACCGGTTGGGGCATAGGTTCCGGGCAATTTGTATTGCTGTAAGAAGTTGGAATCAGTGGACGCTGACTGTGCAATGACAACATCGTAAAGGTCAAGATTTTGCTGCAGTGACCCGCACGAACCGACACGAATCAGCCTCTTTGCGCCAAAAACATGAATGAGTTCCCAGGCGTATATCGATATCGATGGCATACCCATGCCGCTGCCCATCACGGAAACCAGGTTGCCCTGATATGTTCCAGTAAAACCCAACATGTTCCGCACTGAATTGAACTGCACAGGATTCTCTAGATACGTCTCGGCAATGAACTGTGCTCGAAGTGGATCACCAGGCATAAGCACGGTCTCGGCTATTGGGACTCCTTGTGGGTTTATATGTGGTGTGCTGGCCTGGCTCATGAAGTCTCCTTGGCGGTGAAGGGTAAGAATCTGATTCTTATGCTAAGAATGTGCACAATGTTTGGCAACGATGTGAAAGGTGCCGTCTGCTGGTGCGAGAAAAGTGCCCTGACCACCACACTTGTCACACCACACACCACTCTGTATATTAGAACAACGTCAGCGCAACAACACTGACACCAACAACCAGCACCCAACACAGAGTTGACAACCAACCCTGCAAGCCGGTAAGTTGGAAAAAGTCACTCCTCAACCCTTAAACCAACATAAAAAATTAAGGGACACCTTGAGAAGCGCTGACAATACCTCTTTTTTGTTGTGTGAGAACTCAATAGCGTACCAAGTACTACACACACCCACACACTAGTGTTGTGTGGGTGTCGCACACCCCGACCCTGGTAGTGGTGGGGGTGTGTTGCTCTTGTCAAGAGATACACGCTTGAAACACTATTATTTTGTTTTTGTTTTGTGCACGACACACGCATTTGTTTGTGTGTTGTGGTTGGAGAGTTTGATCCTGGCTCAGGACGAACGCTGGCGGCGTGCTTAACACATGCAAGTCGAACGGAAAGGCCTGCCACCTTGGTGGTGGGTACTCGAGTGGCGAACGGGTGAGTAACACGTGGGTGATCTGCCCCGCACTGTGGGATAAGCCTGGGAAACTGGGTCTAATACCACATACGACCATGGCGTAGGGGTCATGGTGGAAAGCTTTATTGCGGTGTGGGATGAGCCCGCGGCCTATCAGCTTGTTGGTGGGGTAATGGCCTACCAAGGCGGCGACGGGTAGCCGGCCTGAGAGGGTGGACGGCCACATTGGGACTGAGACACGGCCCAGACTCCTACGGGAGGCAGCAGTGGGGAATATTGCACAATGGGCGCAAGCCTGATGCAGCGACGCCGCGTGGGGGATGAAGGCCTTCGGGTTGTAAACTCCTTTCGCCCGGGACGAAGCCCACCTGGTGGGTGACGGTACCGTGGAGAAGAAGCACCGGCTAACTACGTGCCAGCAGCCGCGGTAATACGTAGGGTGCAAGCGTTGTCCGGATTTACTGGGCGTAAAGAGCTCGTAGGTGGTGTGTCGCGTCGTCTGTGAAATTCCGGGGCTTAACTCCGGGCGTGCAGGCGATACGGGCACGACTAGAGTGCTGTAGGGGTAACTGGAATTCCTGGTGTAGCGGT from the Corynebacterium durum genome contains:
- a CDS encoding YbaN family protein; its protein translation is MTVFKGILIGLGTVFLVLGAIGAVVPLLPTTPFLLAAGACFARSSDRMHAYLYNHRIFGEYLRNYEKREMTTPHKVRTLTVMWLGIGLSMFLSGKPIVIVILGCIATLVTIHIVRLKPVLTAEQVEERAPSSL
- the deoD gene encoding purine-nucleoside phosphorylase, with protein sequence MSQASTPHINPQGVPIAETVLMPGDPLRAQFIAETYLENPVQFNSVRNMLGFTGTYQGNLVSVMGSGMGMPSISIYAWELIHVFGAKRLIRVGSCGSLQQNLDLYDVVIAQSASTDSNFLQQYKLPGTYAPTGSWPLISAVLEQAQRQGVIPHVGNVLSSDVFYNADSAFNERWASMGVLAVEMETAALYSIAAHAGVEALGIFTVSDSIVTGAKTTPEERQHAFTTMMELALPLAQQ